The Streptomyces sp. NBC_00435 nucleotide sequence TGACCCGCCGGACTCTCCCCGGCCATGGAGGAGGGCATGCGCAAGCGGTCGGTGCCCCCTCGCAGGGGCGCGAACCCCAGCCTTTTTACTTTCCCTTTACCAGAGGATTGCAGATACTGTCCGTCACCAAACAGCAGTTAGGACCGTCCAGGTCCACCGAGAAGCGAATGGAGTGCAAGACCCGCAATGGGTGAACCTCCCAGTCCATGCCGTGCCACGTCCTGCCCGCAGATCTTTCGGCCGGGAGCGGGGGTGGCACGGTGACCGAAGTCCTGCTGCTACTTCTCGCACTAGTCCTGACACTGGCCTGCGCCGTGTTCGTAGCCGCCGAGTTCTCCCTCACCACCGTCGAACGCAGCGAACTCGAACGCGCCGTCGCGGCAGGTGAGCGCGGCGCCGAGAGCGCCTTGAAGGCCGCCAAGCGGCTCACTTTCCAGCTGTCCGGTGCGCAGCTCGGCATCACGGTGACCTCGCTGGTGATCGGCATGCTCGCCGAGCCCTCCGTCTCCGCGCTGCTGCGGGGCCCCCTTCAGTCCGCGGGCCTGCCCGCCGGCGCGGTCTCCACCACAGCGACCTTGCTGGGTGTCGCCCTCTCGACGGTCGTCCTGATGGTCGTGGGCGAGCTGGTCCCCAAGAACTGGGCGATCTCCCGCCCGCTGGCCGTCGCCAAGGTCGTGGCCGGCCCGCAGCGTGCCTTCACCGCCGCGTTCGCGCCGCTGATCCGGCACCTGAACAACACCGCGAACCGGCTCGTGCGCCGCTTCGGCCTGGAGCCGGCCGAGGAGCTGGCCTCGGCCCGCACCCCCGAGGAGCTCGTCGCCCTGGCCCGCCACTCCGCCCGCGAGGGCGCGATCGAGGCCGACTCGGCCGAACTGTTCGTACGCACCCTGCACCTGGCCGAGCTGACCGCGGAGAACGTCATGACCCCGCGCATCGAGGTCCAGGCCCTGGAGATGCACGCCACCGCCGCCGACGCCGCCAACCTCACCCGCGCCACCGGCCTGTCCCGCTTCCCCGTCTACCGCGACACCCTCGACGAGGTCGTCGGCACCCTCCACATCCGCGACGTCCTCGCCTTCGACGAGGACGAACGCCGCGTGGTCCCGGTGGCCGACCTGATGACCACCGCGCTGCTCGTGCCCCACTCGCTGCCCGCCGACGTCCTCCTCGGCCGGCTGCGCAAGGCCCGCACCATGGTCGTCGTCATCGACGAGTACGGGGGCACCGCCGGCGTCGCCACCGTCGAGGACATCGTCGAAGAAGTCGTCGGGGAAGTCCGCGACGAGCACGACCCGATCGAGGTCCCCGACCTCATCGAGGCCCCCGACCAGGAGGACGGCCGCCGCGTCTGGGAAGCCGACGGCAGCGTCCGCCTGGACGAGCTGGAAGCGATCGGCTTCGACGTACCCGAGGGCCCCTACGAGACCCTCGCCGGATTGATCGCCGCACGCCTGGAGCGCATCCCCGCCGGCGGGGACACCGTCACCGTGGACGGCTGGGAGATCACCGTCCTCGACATAGACCACCACCGCGCCGACCGCCTCACCCTCACGGCCCCCGCCACCACCGACGAAAAAACCAACACCAGGGAGGAGTCCCGATGACCGCTGTCCAGCTCCTGATCGGCGCCCTCACCCTGATCACCAACGCCTTCTTCGTCGGCGCCGAGTTCGCCCTCATCTCCGTGCGCCGCAGCCAGATCGAACCGGCCGCGCTCAAGGGCAGTCGCCGGGCGAAGACCACCCTGTGGGCGCTGGAGCACCTCTCCGCGATGATGGCCACCGCCCAGCTCGGCATCACCGTCTCCTCACTGGTCCTCGGCGCCGTCGCCGAACCCGCCATCGCCCACCTCCTCGAACCCCCCTTCCAAGCCATCGGGGTACCCGAAGCCCTCATCCACCCGATCGCGTTCGTCCTCGCCCTCACCGCGGCGACCTACCTGCACATGCTCGTCGGCGAGATGGTCCCCAAGAACATCGCACTGGCCGCCCCAGCCCCGACCGCCCTGCTCCTGGGCCCGCCGCTGGTCGCCCTCACCCGCGCGCTGCGCCCGTTCGTGTTCGGCATCAACGCCTTCGCCAACAGCCTGCTGCGGCTGCTGAAGGTCGAACCCAAGGACGAGATCGGCTCCGTCTTCACCGACGACGAGCTCGCCCGCCTGGTCAAGGACTCCAGCGCCGCCGGCCTCCTCGCCCCCGAGGACGGCGAACGCCTCCAGGACGCCCTCGAACTCGGCACCCGCCCCGTCGGCGAGATCATGATCCCCCGCACCGAGTTCGTCACCGTGCCGCACACCATCACCCCGCGCGGCCTGGAACTCACCGCCGCCGAACACGGCTTCTCCCGCTTCGTCGTCACCGGCCCCGACGGCCGGATCATGGGCTTCCTCCACATCAAGGACGCCCTGGCCGCCGCCGACCGCACGGCTCCCTTCCCGGCCGGCGCCCTGCACACCGTCACC carries:
- a CDS encoding hemolysin family protein → MTEVLLLLLALVLTLACAVFVAAEFSLTTVERSELERAVAAGERGAESALKAAKRLTFQLSGAQLGITVTSLVIGMLAEPSVSALLRGPLQSAGLPAGAVSTTATLLGVALSTVVLMVVGELVPKNWAISRPLAVAKVVAGPQRAFTAAFAPLIRHLNNTANRLVRRFGLEPAEELASARTPEELVALARHSAREGAIEADSAELFVRTLHLAELTAENVMTPRIEVQALEMHATAADAANLTRATGLSRFPVYRDTLDEVVGTLHIRDVLAFDEDERRVVPVADLMTTALLVPHSLPADVLLGRLRKARTMVVVIDEYGGTAGVATVEDIVEEVVGEVRDEHDPIEVPDLIEAPDQEDGRRVWEADGSVRLDELEAIGFDVPEGPYETLAGLIAARLERIPAGGDTVTVDGWEITVLDIDHHRADRLTLTAPATTDEKTNTREESR
- a CDS encoding hemolysin family protein, whose amino-acid sequence is MTAVQLLIGALTLITNAFFVGAEFALISVRRSQIEPAALKGSRRAKTTLWALEHLSAMMATAQLGITVSSLVLGAVAEPAIAHLLEPPFQAIGVPEALIHPIAFVLALTAATYLHMLVGEMVPKNIALAAPAPTALLLGPPLVALTRALRPFVFGINAFANSLLRLLKVEPKDEIGSVFTDDELARLVKDSSAAGLLAPEDGERLQDALELGTRPVGEIMIPRTEFVTVPHTITPRGLELTAAEHGFSRFVVTGPDGRIMGFLHIKDALAAADRTAPFPAGALHTVTAVRQDTPLDDTMSAMRAAGTHLAAVTDTDGAVIGFVTMEDVLEELVGEAA